Proteins found in one Aquibium microcysteis genomic segment:
- the upp gene encoding uracil phosphoribosyltransferase produces the protein MKGVTVVTHPLVQHKLTIMRKKETSTASFRRLLREISLLLGYEVTRELELTTTTIETPLQTMEAPTLEGKKLVFASVLRAGNGLLEGLLDLVPAARVAHVGLYRDHETLEAVEYFFKAPSDLGDRLVIVVDPMLATANSAIAAIDKLKERGATNLRFLCLLAAPEGIARFTAAHPDVPVFTASIDERLNEKGYIVPGLGDAGDRMYGTK, from the coding sequence ATGAAAGGCGTCACCGTCGTCACTCATCCGCTTGTCCAGCACAAGCTGACCATCATGCGAAAGAAGGAGACCTCGACGGCCAGCTTCCGCCGCCTGCTGCGCGAGATCTCGCTTCTGCTGGGCTACGAGGTGACGCGCGAACTGGAACTGACCACGACGACCATCGAGACGCCGCTGCAGACGATGGAAGCGCCGACTCTGGAGGGCAAGAAACTGGTCTTCGCCTCGGTGCTGCGTGCCGGCAACGGCCTGCTCGAGGGCCTGCTCGACCTCGTGCCTGCCGCCCGTGTCGCCCATGTCGGGCTCTATCGCGACCACGAGACGCTCGAGGCGGTGGAATATTTCTTCAAGGCGCCGAGCGATCTCGGCGACCGCCTCGTCATCGTCGTGGACCCGATGCTGGCCACAGCCAATTCCGCCATCGCCGCAATCGACAAGCTGAAGGAGCGCGGCGCCACCAACCTGCGCTTCCTGTGCCTGCTGGCCGCGCCCGAGGGGATCGCACGCTTCACCGCGGCGCATCCCGACGTTCCGGTCTTCACCGCCTCGATCGACGAAAGGCTCAACGAGAAGGGCTACATCGTGCCCGGGCTGGGCGACGCCGGCGACCGCATGTACGGCACCAAATAG
- the rpsO gene encoding 30S ribosomal protein S15 produces MCAAHRALCACAHGPCWTTSRPRATRFPDHSTERNSTMSITAERKQELVKEFATKQGDTGSPEVQVAVLSERIKNLTEHFKGHAKDNHSRRGLLKMVSQRRSLLDYLKGKDEARYKTLIEKLGLRR; encoded by the coding sequence ATATGCGCCGCACATCGCGCCTTATGCGCATGTGCACATGGCCCCTGCTGGACGACATCCCGGCCGCGGGCGACCCGATTTCCTGATCATTCAACAGAAAGGAACAGTACGATGTCGATCACTGCCGAGCGCAAGCAGGAGCTTGTCAAGGAATTCGCGACCAAGCAGGGCGACACCGGTTCTCCGGAAGTCCAGGTTGCCGTTCTCTCCGAGCGCATCAAGAACCTGACCGAGCATTTCAAGGGCCACGCGAAGGACAACCATTCCCGCCGCGGCCTTCTCAAGATGGTGTCGCAGCGCCGCAGCCTCCTCGACTATCTGAAGGGGAAGGACGAGGCCCGCTACAAGACGCTGATCGAGAAGCTCGGCCTGCGTCGCTGA
- the fabI gene encoding enoyl-ACP reductase FabI — MQDLMKGKRGLVMGVANDHSIAWGIAKRLAGQGAELAFTYQGEAFGRRVKPLADSLGAGLVLPCDVEDTASMDAVFTRLSDAWGGIDFLVHAIGFSDKNELKGRYADTTRDNFVRTMVISCFSFTEVARRAAALMTTGGSLLTLTYAGSVRVMPNYNVMGVAKAGLEASVRYLANDFGPAGIRVNALSAGPVRTLAGAGIADARHMFAYQARNAPLRRTVDIDEIGGSALYLLSDLSSGVTGEIHYVDSGYHIVSMPALEELKKGE, encoded by the coding sequence ATGCAGGACCTGATGAAGGGCAAGCGCGGGCTCGTGATGGGCGTCGCCAACGACCATTCCATCGCGTGGGGAATAGCCAAGCGGCTCGCCGGACAGGGCGCCGAACTCGCCTTCACCTATCAGGGCGAGGCGTTCGGCCGGCGGGTCAAGCCGCTCGCGGACTCGCTCGGCGCCGGGCTCGTCCTGCCCTGCGACGTCGAAGACACCGCCTCGATGGATGCCGTCTTCACTCGCCTTTCGGACGCGTGGGGCGGGATCGACTTCCTCGTCCACGCCATCGGCTTCTCCGACAAGAACGAGCTCAAGGGCCGGTACGCCGACACCACGCGCGACAATTTCGTGCGCACGATGGTCATCTCGTGCTTCTCCTTCACAGAGGTCGCGCGCCGCGCCGCGGCACTGATGACGACGGGCGGATCGCTGCTGACGCTGACCTATGCGGGGTCGGTGCGCGTCATGCCCAACTACAACGTCATGGGCGTCGCCAAGGCGGGGCTGGAGGCGAGCGTCCGATACCTCGCCAATGATTTCGGTCCCGCCGGCATCCGCGTGAACGCGCTGTCGGCCGGTCCGGTGCGGACGCTCGCGGGCGCCGGCATTGCCGATGCGCGGCACATGTTCGCCTACCAGGCGCGCAATGCGCCGCTGCGCCGGACGGTGGACATCGACGAGATCGGCGGTTCCGCGCTCTACCTCCTGTCCGATCTCTCCTCCGGCGTGACCGGGGAGATCCACTATGTCGACAGCGGCTACCACATCGTCTCGATGCCGGCGCTGGAAGAACTCAAGAAGGGCGAGTGA
- a CDS encoding class I SAM-dependent methyltransferase: protein MTNDALKTLLHPFEAELIAAPGRRALFLGPRAGLRLPRSLDVDLLAVQGFRPDVLALEKAGFAVKPRAEGEAFDLALVLLGRHRGQNEAWLREAFARTREGGLVVAAGGKADGADSLRRRFAGVLAPAGHLPKHHGVVFWFDRPSDADLAAEPFMRGEAASRVDGRFRTAPGMFSHDRIDPASRLLADDLPAAIKGRVADFGAGWGYLSSEVLKRNAGITALDLHEADWDSLEAAKQNLAPLAGDVPLGFHWRDLLQESVARQYDLIVMNPPFHEGRAADPAIGQGMIRAASAALKPGGRLLMVANRGLPYEATLASAFGATGEACRDDRFKVLWARR, encoded by the coding sequence ATGACGAACGATGCGCTGAAGACCCTGCTGCACCCCTTCGAAGCGGAGCTCATCGCGGCGCCGGGCCGCAGGGCGCTGTTCCTCGGTCCGCGGGCGGGCCTGCGGCTGCCGCGGTCGCTGGACGTCGATCTCCTCGCCGTGCAGGGCTTCCGCCCCGACGTGCTCGCACTCGAGAAGGCCGGATTTGCAGTGAAGCCTCGCGCTGAAGGGGAAGCCTTCGACCTCGCGCTCGTGCTGCTCGGCCGCCATCGCGGCCAGAACGAGGCCTGGCTCCGCGAGGCCTTCGCACGCACCCGGGAGGGTGGGTTGGTGGTCGCCGCCGGCGGCAAGGCGGACGGCGCCGACAGCCTGCGCAGGCGTTTCGCGGGCGTGCTCGCGCCTGCCGGCCATCTGCCGAAGCACCACGGCGTCGTCTTCTGGTTCGACCGGCCGTCCGATGCCGACCTCGCGGCGGAGCCCTTCATGCGAGGCGAGGCGGCCAGCCGCGTCGACGGCCGCTTCCGTACCGCTCCGGGCATGTTCTCGCACGACCGCATCGATCCGGCCTCGCGGCTGCTGGCGGACGATCTGCCGGCTGCGATCAAGGGACGTGTGGCGGATTTCGGCGCCGGCTGGGGCTACCTCTCCTCGGAGGTCCTGAAGCGGAATGCCGGCATCACCGCGCTCGACCTGCACGAGGCCGACTGGGACTCGCTCGAGGCCGCGAAGCAAAACCTCGCGCCGCTGGCCGGGGACGTGCCGCTCGGCTTCCACTGGCGCGACCTGCTGCAGGAGTCGGTGGCGCGGCAGTATGACCTGATCGTGATGAACCCGCCCTTCCACGAAGGCCGCGCCGCCGACCCCGCAATCGGGCAGGGCATGATCCGCGCCGCATCGGCGGCGCTGAAGCCCGGCGGCCGACTGCTGATGGTCGCCAACCGCGGGCTGCCCTACGAGGCGACCCTCGCGTCAGCCTTCGGGGCGACGGGAGAGGCCTGCCGCGACGACCGCTTCAAGGTTCTGTGGGCCCGGAGATAG
- the fabB gene encoding beta-ketoacyl-ACP synthase I, whose product MRRVVVTGLGIVSSIGNDAAEVEASLRDARSGISFSESFAEHGFRCQVWGRPTLDPTELVDRRAMRFLSKGGAWNHVAMDQAIRDSGLEQGDITNERTGIVMGSGGPSTRTIVEAAEITNKNNSPKRIGPFAVPKAMSSTASATLATWFKIHGVNYSISSACSTSAHCIGNAYELIQWGKQDVMFAGGHEDLEWSMSNLFDAMGAMSSKFNDRAAVASRAYDVDRDGFVIAGGAGVLVLEELEHARARGAKIYAEVVGYGATSDGYDMVAPSGEGAVRCMKQAIATVDGPVDYINTHGTSTPVGDQREIGAIREVFGDRIPHISSTKSLTGHSLGAAGVQESIYSILMMQAGFIGKSAHIDTLDPEFEDVPIVRERIDGAKLDTVLSNSFGFGGTNATLVFQRHA is encoded by the coding sequence ATGAGACGAGTGGTCGTGACCGGGCTGGGGATCGTATCCTCGATCGGCAACGATGCGGCGGAAGTCGAGGCCTCGCTGCGCGACGCCCGGTCCGGCATCAGCTTTTCGGAATCCTTTGCGGAGCATGGTTTCCGCTGCCAGGTCTGGGGACGCCCCACACTCGACCCGACGGAGCTGGTCGACCGCCGCGCGATGCGCTTCCTGTCGAAGGGCGGCGCATGGAACCACGTCGCGATGGACCAGGCGATCCGCGATTCCGGACTCGAACAGGGCGACATCACCAACGAGCGGACCGGTATCGTGATGGGCTCCGGCGGCCCCTCGACGCGCACCATCGTCGAAGCCGCCGAGATCACCAACAAGAACAATTCACCCAAGCGGATCGGCCCCTTCGCCGTGCCGAAGGCGATGTCCTCGACCGCTTCGGCCACGCTTGCCACCTGGTTCAAGATCCACGGCGTCAACTATTCCATCTCCTCGGCCTGCTCGACCTCGGCGCACTGCATCGGCAATGCCTACGAGCTGATCCAGTGGGGCAAGCAGGACGTCATGTTCGCGGGCGGCCATGAGGATCTCGAATGGTCGATGTCGAACCTGTTCGACGCCATGGGCGCCATGTCGTCCAAGTTCAACGATCGCGCCGCCGTGGCGAGCCGCGCCTATGACGTCGACCGCGACGGTTTCGTCATCGCCGGCGGCGCCGGCGTGCTCGTCCTCGAGGAACTCGAGCACGCCAGGGCGCGTGGCGCGAAGATCTATGCCGAGGTCGTCGGCTACGGCGCCACGTCCGACGGATACGACATGGTCGCGCCGTCGGGCGAGGGCGCGGTGCGCTGCATGAAGCAGGCGATCGCCACCGTCGACGGGCCGGTCGACTACATCAACACGCACGGCACCTCGACCCCGGTCGGTGACCAGCGCGAGATCGGCGCCATCCGCGAGGTGTTCGGCGACAGGATCCCGCACATCTCCTCGACCAAGTCGCTCACGGGCCATTCGCTCGGGGCCGCCGGCGTCCAGGAATCGATCTACTCGATCCTGATGATGCAGGCGGGGTTCATCGGCAAGAGCGCGCATATCGACACGCTCGACCCGGAATTCGAGGACGTGCCGATCGTGCGGGAGCGGATCGACGGCGCGAAGCTCGACACGGTCCTGTCCAACTCCTTCGGCTTCGGCGGCACCAACGCCACCCTCGTCTTTCAGCGGCACGCATAG
- a CDS encoding putative bifunctional diguanylate cyclase/phosphodiesterase, with amino-acid sequence MAAVSNPNRTPVFRLITIAAAGLGSLLLGIWALKFGLLENVTRLEPAVLGGVIAALCALAAAGTALSFFAGVDESASYVFQETQIDKLTGFHSRNAMIGKIAEAAASTARTGDPVYMIDLDIDRFKQINDAIGYSQGDQLIRAFARRLKKNLPEGLEIGRIGAGEFAVLVPESKVAERIDRMVEALLEELAKPYKLATHQQTVNLSAGLVALPKDGRDPIILLRRSNLALQNARAAGVGNWAVFQDTMGQVAEYRQWLESELHVAFQRGDFDLHYQPQMDLMKGRVVGYEALLRWNHPERGSIPPMEFVPIAEETGMIGPIGEWVLHKACADAHSLPDDCFVAVNISPVQFMTKDFVRFVKSVLDKTGLDPKRLELEVTETAMMQDKERAAAMLRQLSALGISVAVDDFGTGYSNLSYLIDFQFQKLKIDKSFVSRIEKDNGGAVVSTIVGLSRALGVHTIAEGVETENQAALLRAAGCEVFQGYLYGRPGPLVIHDGKPIELPSAAIH; translated from the coding sequence ATGGCAGCGGTAAGCAATCCGAACAGGACACCGGTCTTCAGGCTGATCACGATCGCAGCCGCGGGCCTCGGAAGCCTGTTGCTCGGTATCTGGGCCCTGAAGTTCGGTCTGCTCGAGAACGTCACCCGGCTGGAGCCTGCGGTGCTCGGCGGCGTCATCGCGGCGCTCTGCGCTCTGGCGGCCGCCGGTACGGCCCTGTCATTCTTCGCCGGCGTCGACGAATCGGCGAGCTACGTGTTCCAGGAGACCCAGATCGACAAGCTGACGGGCTTCCATTCGCGCAACGCCATGATCGGCAAGATCGCCGAGGCCGCAGCCAGCACGGCGCGGACCGGCGACCCGGTCTACATGATCGACCTCGACATCGACCGCTTCAAGCAGATCAACGACGCGATCGGCTACAGCCAGGGCGACCAGCTGATCCGCGCCTTCGCACGGCGGCTGAAGAAGAACCTCCCCGAGGGGCTCGAGATCGGCCGCATCGGCGCGGGCGAGTTCGCGGTGCTCGTGCCCGAGAGCAAGGTCGCCGAACGCATCGACCGGATGGTGGAGGCGCTGCTCGAGGAACTGGCCAAGCCCTACAAGCTCGCCACGCACCAGCAGACGGTCAACCTGTCGGCCGGTCTCGTGGCCCTGCCCAAGGACGGGCGGGATCCGATCATCCTGCTGCGCCGCTCCAACCTGGCGCTTCAGAACGCCCGCGCGGCCGGGGTGGGCAACTGGGCGGTGTTCCAGGACACGATGGGGCAGGTGGCAGAGTATCGCCAGTGGCTCGAATCGGAGCTCCACGTCGCCTTCCAGCGTGGCGACTTCGACCTGCACTACCAGCCGCAGATGGACCTGATGAAGGGCCGCGTCGTCGGCTACGAGGCGCTCCTGCGCTGGAATCATCCCGAGCGCGGCTCCATCCCGCCGATGGAGTTCGTCCCGATCGCCGAGGAGACCGGCATGATCGGGCCGATCGGCGAGTGGGTGCTGCACAAGGCTTGCGCCGACGCGCATTCCCTCCCCGACGACTGCTTCGTCGCCGTCAACATCTCGCCCGTCCAGTTCATGACGAAGGACTTCGTCCGCTTCGTGAAGTCGGTGCTCGACAAGACCGGGCTCGACCCGAAGCGGCTCGAGCTCGAGGTCACCGAGACGGCGATGATGCAGGACAAGGAGCGCGCCGCCGCGATGCTGCGCCAGCTTTCGGCGCTCGGCATCTCGGTCGCGGTCGACGATTTCGGCACCGGCTATTCCAACCTGTCCTACCTGATCGACTTCCAGTTCCAGAAGCTGAAGATCGACAAGTCCTTCGTCAGCCGCATCGAGAAGGACAATGGCGGCGCCGTCGTCTCCACGATCGTCGGCCTGTCACGGGCGCTCGGGGTGCACACCATCGCGGAAGGCGTGGAAACCGAGAACCAGGCCGCGCTGCTGCGCGCCGCCGGCTGCGAGGTCTTCCAGGGCTATCTCTACGGTCGCCCGGGGCCGCTGGTCATCCACGACGGCAAGCCGATCGAACTGCCGTCCGCCGCCATCCACTGA
- the pnp gene encoding polyribonucleotide nucleotidyltransferase: MFNHHKVEIEWGGRPLILETGKIARQADGAVLATYGETVVLATVVSMKEPKPGLDFFPLTVNYQEKTFAAGKIPGGFFKREGRPSEKETLTSRLIDRPIRPLFAEGYRNDTQIVVTVVQHDLENDPDILSMVATSAALTLSGVPFMGPIGAARVGYIGGEYVLNPHIDEMPESKLDLVVAGTTDAVMMVESEAHELSEDVMLGAVMFGHKAFQPVIDAIIKLAEVAAKDPRDFTAPDYSALEAEMLKMVEGELRAAYKNTDKQARYAAVDAVKAKVKAAFAPAEGEEAKWTSEQIGTVFKELQAKIVRWNILDTGSRIDGRDLQTVRPIVSEVGILPRTHGSALFTRGETQAIVVATLGTGEDEQFVDELTGTRKETFLLHYNFPPYSVGETGRMGSPGRREIGHGKLAWRAIHPMLPAADQFPYTLRVVSEITESNGSSSMATVCGTSLALMDAGVPLAKPVAGIAMGLILEGERFAVLSDILGDEDHLGDMDFKVAGTQDGITSLQMDIKIAGITEEIMRVALDQARGGRTHILGEMAKAITKGRSELGEFAPRIEVMQIPTDKIRDVIGSGGKVIREIVEKTGAKINIEDDGTVKIASSNAKEIEAAKKWIHTIVAEPEVGEIYEGTVVKTADFGAFVNFFGPKDGLVHISQLASERVQKTTDVVKEGQKVFVKLMGFDERGKVRLSMKVVDQTTGKEIVREKKQDGDEETAA; the protein is encoded by the coding sequence ATGTTCAATCACCACAAAGTGGAAATCGAGTGGGGCGGCCGCCCGCTCATCCTCGAGACGGGCAAGATCGCCCGCCAGGCCGACGGCGCCGTGCTCGCCACCTACGGCGAGACCGTCGTGCTCGCGACCGTCGTCTCCATGAAGGAGCCGAAGCCGGGCCTCGACTTCTTCCCGCTGACCGTCAACTACCAGGAGAAGACCTTTGCCGCCGGCAAGATCCCCGGTGGCTTCTTCAAGCGTGAAGGCCGGCCGAGCGAGAAGGAGACGCTGACCTCGCGCCTCATCGACCGCCCGATCCGCCCGCTCTTCGCCGAAGGCTACCGCAACGACACCCAGATCGTCGTGACCGTCGTCCAGCACGACCTCGAGAACGATCCGGACATCCTGTCGATGGTCGCGACCTCCGCGGCGCTGACGCTGTCGGGCGTGCCCTTCATGGGTCCGATCGGCGCCGCGCGCGTCGGCTACATCGGCGGAGAATACGTGCTGAACCCGCACATCGACGAGATGCCGGAGTCCAAGCTCGACCTCGTCGTCGCCGGTACCACCGATGCCGTGATGATGGTGGAGTCCGAAGCCCACGAACTCTCCGAGGACGTGATGCTCGGCGCCGTGATGTTCGGCCACAAGGCCTTCCAGCCGGTCATCGACGCCATCATCAAGCTCGCCGAAGTGGCCGCCAAGGACCCGCGCGATTTCACCGCGCCGGACTACTCCGCGCTCGAAGCCGAGATGCTGAAGATGGTCGAAGGCGAGCTGCGCGCCGCCTACAAGAACACCGACAAGCAGGCCCGCTACGCCGCGGTCGACGCCGTGAAGGCCAAGGTCAAGGCCGCCTTCGCACCCGCCGAGGGCGAGGAGGCGAAGTGGACCTCCGAACAGATCGGCACCGTGTTCAAGGAGCTCCAGGCCAAGATCGTGCGCTGGAACATCCTCGACACCGGCTCGCGCATCGACGGCCGCGACCTGCAGACGGTTCGCCCGATCGTCTCGGAAGTCGGCATCCTGCCGCGTACCCACGGCTCGGCCCTGTTCACCCGCGGCGAGACGCAGGCGATCGTGGTCGCCACGCTCGGCACCGGTGAGGACGAGCAGTTCGTCGACGAACTGACCGGCACGCGCAAGGAGACCTTCCTCCTGCACTACAACTTCCCGCCCTATTCGGTCGGCGAGACCGGCCGCATGGGTTCGCCCGGGCGCCGCGAGATCGGCCACGGCAAGCTCGCCTGGCGCGCCATCCACCCGATGCTGCCCGCCGCCGACCAGTTCCCCTACACGCTGCGCGTCGTCTCCGAGATCACCGAGTCGAACGGCTCGTCCTCGATGGCGACGGTCTGCGGCACCTCGCTGGCCCTGATGGACGCGGGCGTGCCGCTCGCCAAGCCGGTGGCCGGCATCGCCATGGGCCTGATCCTCGAAGGCGAGCGCTTCGCGGTGCTCTCCGACATCCTGGGCGACGAGGACCATCTCGGCGACATGGACTTCAAGGTGGCCGGCACGCAGGACGGCATCACGTCGCTGCAGATGGACATCAAGATCGCCGGCATCACCGAGGAGATCATGCGCGTCGCGCTCGATCAGGCCAGGGGCGGCCGCACCCACATCCTCGGCGAGATGGCCAAGGCCATCACCAAGGGCCGGTCGGAGCTGGGTGAGTTCGCCCCGCGCATCGAGGTCATGCAGATCCCGACCGACAAGATCCGCGACGTCATCGGCTCCGGCGGCAAGGTGATCCGCGAGATCGTCGAGAAGACCGGCGCCAAGATCAACATCGAGGACGACGGCACGGTCAAGATCGCCTCTTCGAACGCCAAGGAGATCGAGGCGGCGAAGAAGTGGATCCACACCATCGTGGCCGAGCCGGAAGTGGGCGAGATCTACGAGGGCACGGTCGTCAAGACCGCCGACTTCGGCGCCTTCGTCAACTTCTTCGGCCCGAAGGACGGCCTCGTCCACATCTCGCAGCTCGCTTCCGAGCGGGTCCAGAAGACGACGGACGTGGTCAAGGAAGGCCAGAAGGTCTTCGTCAAGCTGATGGGCTTCGACGAGCGCGGCAAGGTCCGCCTCTCCATGAAGGTCGTCGACCAGACGACCGGCAAGGAGATCGTCCGCGAGAAGAAGCAGGACGGCGACGAAGAGACCGCCGCCTGA
- a CDS encoding TIGR02281 family clan AA aspartic protease gives MKKQLLALAVIVGSAVSVPLVYQSDPERFHDMASWALRPAEPEPVPVVMAAPAPEPGVRQLTGRRVEVAMDDRGHFSGAFRVNGTRIDAMIDTGATLVAINRSTAARIGLTLTAKDFKYKVDTANGPTLAAAGVIDTLQIGRISIDGVQAVVLEDKALKQTLIGMSFLNRLSTYRVERGKLLLEQ, from the coding sequence ATGAAGAAGCAGTTGCTCGCCCTGGCCGTGATCGTCGGTTCCGCCGTGTCGGTTCCGCTCGTCTACCAGTCCGACCCGGAGCGGTTCCACGACATGGCGTCGTGGGCCCTGCGCCCCGCCGAGCCCGAGCCTGTCCCCGTGGTCATGGCAGCACCGGCGCCGGAGCCCGGCGTGCGGCAGCTGACCGGGCGGCGCGTCGAGGTTGCGATGGACGATCGCGGTCATTTTTCCGGTGCGTTCCGGGTCAACGGCACGCGCATCGACGCCATGATCGATACCGGCGCCACACTGGTGGCGATCAACCGCAGTACGGCCGCGCGGATCGGCCTGACCCTGACCGCCAAGGATTTCAAGTACAAGGTCGACACTGCCAACGGCCCGACGCTCGCCGCCGCAGGCGTCATCGACACGCTGCAGATCGGCCGTATCAGCATCGACGGCGTTCAGGCCGTGGTGCTGGAGGACAAGGCGCTGAAGCAGACGCTGATCGGCATGAGTTTCCTCAACCGGCTGTCCACCTACCGCGTCGAGCGCGGCAAGCTGCTGCTCGAGCAGTAG
- a CDS encoding xanthine dehydrogenase family protein molybdopterin-binding subunit codes for MTVHIRMDDRVEADRLEDMAQGVVGKPLDRPDGGRKASGTAPYAMDSLPEGACFGVLVRATITAGRLAGVDSAAVEALPGVRAVIVDARMLRNPAQGMAGKAPVQDPHDIAYFGQPVALVVAGSFEQARHGANALALRLEKTADAVVGPDDAGVEIETPEKKQQASGDLDASMRDAAFSVDQTYTTPVHASAAMEPHASIAEWDGDRLTLHGSYQMLRFNRAELADALGMDEKNVRILSPFVGGGFGSKLGIAPEAVAAAIAAKKLGVPVAVPMSRQQVFEGVMRRSESTQRIRLAAGADGRLTGIGHEALVSNLPGETFSEPVTQATPFLYRGENRVIGHRIARLNRPCAGSVRAPGEAVGVTMLEIAMDELAAVSGIDPVELRLRNIPDEDPTQKIPFSSNKLAEALRTGAARFGWDRRCAEPGQRREGEWLVGMGMASAVRVNMLVESKARVVLSSGGHALVETDMTDIGTGTYAILTQIAAEMLGLPMDRVETRLGDTDLPPGSGSGGSFGAASNGTAVFMACEEIRRMICERFGCETADLTLKDGRAIAGNRSVPLAEVLGGHDLVAEGHAEPGDAEDKVRQATYGSYFAEVGVNAVTGETRVRRMLGVFAAGRILNAKTARSQCLGGMTFGIGMALTEEVFHDPRDGHIVNRDFAEYHLPVNADVPQIDVVLLEERDAWANPLQAKGIGELGICGAAAAVVNAIHNATGVPVRDLPATLDKVIEGLERQGH; via the coding sequence TGCTCGTTCGGGCGACGATCACCGCCGGACGGCTGGCGGGCGTCGATTCTGCAGCGGTCGAGGCACTGCCCGGGGTGCGCGCCGTCATCGTCGACGCGCGAATGCTCCGCAATCCCGCGCAAGGCATGGCCGGCAAGGCGCCGGTGCAGGACCCGCACGACATCGCCTATTTCGGCCAGCCGGTGGCACTTGTGGTGGCAGGGAGCTTCGAACAGGCGCGGCACGGCGCCAATGCCTTGGCGCTGCGCCTTGAGAAGACTGCGGACGCGGTCGTCGGTCCCGACGATGCGGGCGTCGAAATCGAGACGCCGGAGAAGAAGCAGCAGGCCAGCGGCGATCTCGACGCCTCGATGCGGGATGCCGCCTTCAGCGTCGACCAGACCTACACCACGCCGGTTCACGCCAGCGCCGCGATGGAACCGCATGCCTCGATCGCCGAGTGGGACGGCGATCGGCTCACGCTGCACGGCAGCTACCAGATGCTGCGCTTCAACCGTGCCGAACTCGCCGATGCACTCGGCATGGACGAGAAGAACGTGCGCATCCTCTCGCCCTTCGTCGGCGGCGGCTTCGGCTCCAAGCTCGGCATCGCGCCAGAGGCGGTGGCGGCGGCGATCGCCGCCAAGAAGCTCGGCGTGCCGGTTGCGGTGCCGATGTCGCGCCAGCAGGTCTTCGAGGGCGTCATGCGGAGGTCCGAGTCGACGCAGCGCATCCGACTCGCCGCCGGCGCGGACGGCCGCCTCACCGGCATCGGCCACGAGGCGCTGGTGTCCAACCTGCCGGGCGAAACATTCTCGGAGCCGGTCACACAGGCGACGCCGTTCCTCTATCGCGGCGAGAACCGGGTGATCGGCCACCGCATCGCCCGGCTGAACCGACCCTGCGCGGGCTCGGTCCGCGCGCCGGGCGAAGCGGTCGGCGTGACCATGCTAGAGATCGCGATGGACGAACTTGCCGCAGTCAGCGGCATCGATCCGGTCGAACTGAGGCTGCGCAATATCCCCGATGAGGATCCGACGCAGAAGATTCCTTTTTCGTCCAACAAACTGGCGGAGGCGCTGCGCACCGGCGCCGCGCGCTTCGGCTGGGACCGTCGCTGCGCGGAGCCCGGCCAGAGGCGCGAAGGCGAATGGCTGGTCGGCATGGGCATGGCCTCCGCTGTGCGGGTCAACATGCTGGTCGAGTCGAAGGCGCGGGTAGTGCTGTCTTCGGGCGGGCATGCTCTGGTCGAGACCGACATGACCGACATCGGCACGGGCACCTATGCCATTCTGACCCAGATCGCCGCCGAGATGCTCGGCCTGCCGATGGACCGCGTCGAAACCCGCCTCGGCGATACCGATCTTCCGCCAGGCTCCGGCTCGGGCGGTTCCTTCGGCGCGGCATCGAACGGAACCGCGGTCTTCATGGCCTGCGAGGAGATCCGGCGCATGATCTGCGAGCGGTTCGGCTGCGAGACCGCCGACCTGACGCTGAAGGATGGCCGCGCCATCGCCGGCAACCGCAGCGTCCCGCTGGCCGAAGTCCTCGGCGGTCATGACTTGGTCGCGGAAGGCCATGCCGAACCGGGCGATGCGGAGGACAAGGTGCGGCAGGCGACCTATGGCAGCTATTTCGCCGAGGTCGGCGTGAACGCCGTCACCGGCGAGACGCGGGTGCGCCGCATGCTCGGCGTGTTCGCGGCAGGCCGCATCCTCAACGCCAAGACGGCGCGGTCGCAGTGCCTCGGCGGCATGACCTTCGGCATCGGGATGGCGCTGACCGAGGAGGTCTTCCACGACCCGCGCGACGGCCACATCGTCAACCGCGATTTCGCCGAATACCACCTGCCGGTGAATGCGGACGTGCCGCAGATCGACGTGGTGCTGCTCGAGGAGCGTGACGCCTGGGCCAACCCGCTGCAGGCGAAGGGCATCGGCGAACTCGGTATCTGCGGCGCTGCGGCGGCCGTGGTGAACGCCATCCACAACGCCACGGGCGTGCCTGTGCGCGACCTGCCGGCGACGCTCGACAAGGTGATCGAGGGGCTGGAGCGGCAGGGGCACTGA